A genome region from Chitinivorax sp. PXF-14 includes the following:
- a CDS encoding trypsin-like serine protease: MKNSTRREFRKTAGAISAIALMVTGVAAQAAPTSLISGLGITPTPLITAGAPPDTPTTRIDPNEPTSPFSGVVSINIRYDGLSYICSGAAISPWHVLTAGHCVDTNGQGSVIDLNKPGNDVRVVFNSESAAGADGHSIITANQVTMNPNYQGFGVCPPGVNSFCVNDDIAILRLPRAIPLSSKWYKLSNQQLAQGSVITMAGYGTSGDGWNGYNVSPAFRVKRSGKNVYDFADHDDEAGFDPNSPDEVWYADFDGTGPDGTVYDSFCDPSVLGVAVCGASLGNDVETNIGGGDSGGPSFINDGSGNLLLVANNTFGFHLDTGLPKGGFGDGMGGVLLYSYLDWIRATAVPEPGTLALLGLGLLGIGATQRRRLSA; this comes from the coding sequence ATGAAAAACAGCACTAGGAGAGAGTTCCGTAAGACTGCAGGCGCCATCTCGGCAATCGCCCTGATGGTGACTGGCGTGGCGGCACAGGCAGCACCTACCAGCCTGATCAGCGGCCTCGGCATCACGCCGACGCCGCTGATCACGGCAGGCGCCCCGCCGGACACCCCCACCACGCGTATCGACCCGAACGAGCCGACCTCGCCGTTTTCGGGCGTCGTCAGCATCAATATCCGCTACGACGGCCTCAGCTACATCTGCTCGGGCGCAGCCATCAGTCCCTGGCATGTGCTGACCGCCGGCCACTGCGTCGACACCAACGGCCAGGGCAGCGTGATCGACCTCAACAAGCCCGGCAACGACGTGCGCGTGGTGTTCAATTCCGAATCCGCAGCCGGCGCCGACGGCCACTCCATCATCACCGCCAACCAGGTGACGATGAACCCCAACTACCAGGGTTTCGGCGTCTGCCCACCCGGCGTGAACAGCTTCTGCGTCAACGACGACATCGCCATCCTGCGCCTGCCGCGCGCGATTCCGCTGAGCTCGAAATGGTACAAGCTGAGCAACCAGCAGCTGGCCCAGGGCTCGGTCATCACCATGGCTGGCTATGGCACCAGCGGCGACGGCTGGAATGGCTACAACGTGAGCCCGGCGTTCCGCGTCAAGCGCAGCGGCAAGAACGTCTACGATTTTGCCGACCACGACGATGAAGCCGGTTTCGACCCGAACAGTCCGGACGAAGTCTGGTATGCCGACTTCGACGGCACCGGCCCCGACGGCACCGTGTACGACTCGTTCTGCGACCCGAGCGTGCTCGGCGTAGCCGTCTGCGGCGCATCGCTCGGCAACGACGTGGAAACCAATATCGGTGGTGGCGACTCCGGTGGCCCATCCTTCATCAACGACGGCAGCGGCAACCTGCTGCTGGTAGCCAACAACACCTTCGGCTTCCATCTCGACACCGGCCTGCCCAAGGGCGGCTTCGGCGACGGGATGGGCGGTGTGCTGCTCTATTCCTACCTCGACTGGATCCGCGCCACGGCAGTACCGGAGCCTGGCACGCTGGCCTTGCTGGGCCTCGGCCTGCTGGGCATCGGCGCCACCCAGCGTCGCCGCCTGTCCGCCTGA
- a CDS encoding aldehyde dehydrogenase family protein translates to MPYLSSNPATGLVFRSYDNHDSRQIAEIVESAARAQLDWAERDCTSRAQVLARAADLLAEQRDTLAALITGEMGKLLRESLDEIDKCAALLRWVAAQAPAALADEQVAEGCVVRKAPLGIVLGIMPWNYPFSQVLRYAASALVLGNGCLLKHATNVPQCALAIERLWLDAGLPPGLFRTLLIEPDEVATLIARPEVQAVALTGSEAAGRAVAAVAGKYLKKTVLELGGSDPFVVLHDADLDHVLDRALPARFTNCGQSCLSAKRFIVVPEIADAFVAGLAERIGRLLPGDPFDPQATLAPMARDDLRLRVRRQVADTVDAGARLVLGGQMLGRAGFFLAPTLLDHVPPASPAYADEVFGPVAAVIRAADELDALRIANDNRFGLGGSVWSRDVERATRMACRLKAGYVSVNQPCRSDPRLPLGGVKASGYGREMGLASLHEFANLQSLRIGR, encoded by the coding sequence ATGCCGTACCTCAGTTCGAACCCCGCGACCGGCCTGGTTTTCCGGTCGTATGACAACCACGATTCGCGCCAGATCGCCGAGATCGTCGAGTCTGCCGCCCGTGCCCAGCTCGACTGGGCCGAGCGCGACTGCACCAGCCGCGCTCAGGTGCTGGCGCGCGCAGCCGACCTGCTGGCCGAGCAGCGCGACACGCTGGCGGCGCTGATCACGGGCGAGATGGGCAAGCTGCTGCGCGAATCGCTCGATGAAATCGACAAATGCGCGGCACTGCTGCGCTGGGTCGCGGCCCAAGCGCCTGCGGCCCTGGCCGACGAGCAGGTGGCCGAGGGCTGCGTGGTGCGCAAGGCGCCGCTCGGTATCGTGCTCGGCATCATGCCGTGGAACTACCCGTTTTCGCAGGTGCTGCGCTATGCCGCGTCGGCCCTGGTGCTCGGCAACGGCTGCTTGCTCAAGCACGCCACCAACGTACCGCAATGCGCGCTTGCCATCGAACGGCTGTGGCTCGACGCCGGCCTGCCGCCAGGGCTGTTCCGCACGCTGCTGATCGAGCCGGACGAGGTCGCCACGCTGATCGCCCGACCCGAGGTGCAGGCCGTTGCGCTGACCGGCTCCGAAGCGGCGGGGCGCGCCGTTGCTGCGGTGGCAGGCAAATACCTGAAGAAGACGGTGCTCGAGCTCGGTGGCTCGGACCCATTCGTCGTGCTGCATGACGCCGATCTCGATCATGTGCTCGACCGGGCGCTGCCGGCGCGTTTCACCAATTGCGGCCAATCCTGCCTCTCCGCCAAGCGTTTCATCGTCGTGCCGGAAATCGCCGATGCTTTCGTGGCGGGGCTTGCCGAGCGTATCGGCCGTCTGCTGCCGGGCGACCCATTCGACCCGCAGGCCACGCTGGCCCCGATGGCGCGCGACGACCTGCGCCTGCGCGTGCGCCGCCAGGTGGCCGATACCGTCGATGCCGGTGCACGGCTGGTGCTGGGTGGACAGATGCTCGGCCGCGCTGGCTTCTTTCTCGCCCCGACGCTGCTCGATCACGTGCCGCCTGCGTCGCCGGCCTATGCGGACGAGGTGTTCGGGCCGGTGGCCGCAGTGATCCGCGCTGCCGACGAGCTCGATGCGCTGCGCATCGCCAACGACAACCGCTTCGGCCTCGGCGGCAGCGTGTGGAGCCGCGATGTCGAGCGCGCCACCCGTATGGCCTGTCGGCTCAAGGCGGGTTATGTGTCGGTCAACCAGCCTTGCCGATCCGACCCGCGCCTGCCCCTGGGGGGGGTCAAGGCATCGGGTTATGGCCGCGAGATGGGGCTGGCCAGCCTGCATGAGTTCGCCAATCTGCAATCGTTGCGCATCGGGCGCTGA
- a CDS encoding transglycosylase SLT domain-containing protein: MKRFVFSCISLLLSQAALAGVSASDFNAARDAYRTRDLARLEQLANKLQGDDLEIYPRYWWLTSQFDTVGDPQIRTFLQTYAGSLLAERLRSDWLKRLGRGQRWDDFSAEYPALVSPDTELNCYQLRARLAHGDTAASQAARPLWFTGKDMPEACGPLFEQLRDLGQITQDNVWQRLRLGSEENNTGLMNRMAALLPDAQVFTAKQLDNVAANPAAALKREQFALSTRGGRELAIYAVQRVGASDPAVGAEHWRAMAKSFDAADQGYVWGQLALVAARKQQPQALAWFKEAGNTQLSPLQLEWKTRSALRVQDWTLALDTIEHMSASQQGEASWRYWRARCLKTLSRLPEANELLAPLSREHHFYGLLAKEELGSVLDAAAGRYKPSEDEVGAIGRLPSLGRAIALYKLDQRSDAVREWNWGVRNLQDTQLLAAAELAARHQWYDRAIYTADRTKDIHDFTLRYIAPYRDVVSEAAKQLSLDEAWVYGLMRQESRFVSVAKSNVGAGGLMQLMPATAKWVAQKLGYKKFRAEMVNEVGTNVQLGTYYLKHVLDSLGGQEVLATAAYNAGPGRARNWQDSRALDAAVYIETIPFTETRDYVKKVMANAYWYARTFNHDAPTLHERIGKVPAYGS, translated from the coding sequence ATGAAACGTTTTGTCTTTTCCTGCATTTCCCTATTGCTGAGCCAGGCTGCACTTGCCGGCGTCTCCGCTTCCGATTTCAACGCTGCCCGCGACGCCTACCGCACGCGCGACCTGGCGCGGCTCGAACAGCTTGCGAACAAGCTGCAGGGCGACGACCTGGAAATCTACCCGCGCTACTGGTGGCTGACGTCGCAGTTCGATACCGTGGGCGACCCACAGATCCGCACCTTCCTGCAGACCTATGCCGGCAGCCTGCTGGCCGAACGGCTGCGCAGCGACTGGCTCAAGCGGCTGGGCCGCGGCCAGCGCTGGGATGACTTCAGCGCCGAATATCCGGCCCTGGTCAGCCCCGATACCGAGCTCAATTGCTACCAGTTGCGCGCGCGCCTGGCCCATGGCGACACCGCGGCAAGCCAGGCGGCGCGCCCGCTGTGGTTCACCGGCAAGGACATGCCGGAAGCCTGCGGCCCGCTGTTTGAGCAGTTGCGCGACCTGGGCCAGATCACGCAGGACAACGTATGGCAGCGCCTGCGCCTCGGCAGCGAAGAGAACAACACCGGGCTGATGAACCGCATGGCGGCACTATTGCCCGATGCGCAGGTATTCACGGCGAAGCAGCTCGACAACGTCGCGGCCAATCCGGCGGCGGCCCTCAAGCGCGAGCAGTTTGCGCTGTCGACGCGCGGCGGGCGGGAGCTGGCCATCTACGCCGTGCAACGCGTCGGTGCCAGCGATCCGGCAGTGGGCGCCGAGCACTGGCGCGCCATGGCGAAGTCGTTCGACGCGGCCGACCAGGGCTATGTGTGGGGCCAGCTCGCGCTGGTCGCGGCGAGAAAGCAGCAACCGCAGGCGTTGGCCTGGTTCAAGGAGGCGGGCAACACCCAGCTCTCGCCGCTACAGCTCGAATGGAAGACGCGCTCGGCGCTGCGCGTGCAGGACTGGACGCTCGCACTCGACACCATCGAGCACATGTCCGCCAGCCAGCAAGGCGAGGCAAGCTGGCGCTACTGGCGCGCGCGCTGCCTGAAGACCCTGTCGCGCTTGCCCGAGGCCAACGAGCTGCTGGCGCCACTGTCACGCGAGCACCATTTCTACGGCCTGCTCGCCAAGGAAGAGCTCGGCAGCGTGCTCGATGCCGCTGCCGGCCGCTACAAGCCGAGCGAGGATGAAGTCGGCGCGATCGGCCGCCTGCCGAGCCTTGGCCGCGCGATCGCGCTGTACAAGCTGGACCAGCGCTCCGACGCCGTGCGCGAATGGAACTGGGGCGTGCGCAACCTGCAGGATACCCAATTGCTGGCCGCGGCCGAGCTCGCGGCGCGCCACCAGTGGTACGACCGCGCCATCTACACGGCCGACCGCACCAAGGACATCCACGACTTCACGCTGCGCTACATCGCACCTTACCGTGACGTGGTGAGCGAGGCAGCCAAGCAGCTGTCGCTCGACGAGGCCTGGGTCTACGGGCTGATGCGCCAGGAGAGCCGGTTCGTCTCGGTGGCCAAGTCCAATGTCGGGGCCGGCGGCCTGATGCAGCTGATGCCGGCAACGGCCAAGTGGGTGGCGCAGAAGCTCGGCTACAAGAAGTTCCGCGCCGAGATGGTGAACGAGGTCGGTACCAATGTGCAGCTCGGCACCTACTATCTCAAACACGTGCTCGACAGCCTCGGCGGCCAGGAAGTGCTGGCCACGGCGGCCTACAACGCAGGCCCGGGGCGCGCGCGCAACTGGCAGGACAGCCGTGCGCTCGATGCCGCGGTGTACATCGAGACCATCCCGTTCACCGAGACGCGCGACTATGTGAAGAAGGTGATGGCCAACGCCTACTGGTACGCGCGCACCTTCAACCACGATGCGCCGACGCTGCATGAGCGCATCGGCAAGGTGCCGGCCTACGGCAGCTAG
- a CDS encoding VIT1/CCC1 transporter family protein, with protein sequence MTSVPDLPTATRAARRRAWWYRVLSDRESGSPRQILFLELARAADQAHAGDTAPWRPSATDWLLRMLLDRFGTRVLIPVLRRAGVGALAVYRRRGGQDDRAADWRNAGDGLLSVFCVLMGGLAAGFPPAGVVLVAWAMLSVAMAVLSLRTGLRARQQFDEQAAEQALRHDDPLRHPPEGATSLALIAISRGLVPDAAQRLVDGIVVAPDSALDEATIDFLCLRRDEPVRPVHRVLRHVGGFAGGVLAGLLPVLLWPRPAALWIALALTLCAIELTARRRLPPRPWQHGLQAVLSGGLVFLAVRLLAWLL encoded by the coding sequence ATGACATCCGTTCCCGATCTGCCCACTGCCACCCGCGCGGCTCGCCGCCGGGCCTGGTGGTATCGCGTCCTGTCCGACCGCGAATCGGGCTCGCCGCGGCAAATCCTGTTTCTTGAGCTGGCCCGCGCGGCCGATCAGGCCCACGCGGGCGACACCGCGCCATGGCGCCCGTCCGCCACGGACTGGCTGCTGCGCATGCTGCTCGATCGATTCGGCACCCGCGTGCTGATCCCCGTCCTGCGCCGTGCTGGCGTGGGCGCGCTGGCCGTTTACCGTCGCCGGGGCGGCCAGGATGATCGGGCGGCGGACTGGCGCAATGCCGGGGATGGCCTGCTGAGCGTGTTCTGCGTGTTGATGGGCGGGCTCGCGGCGGGGTTCCCGCCGGCCGGCGTGGTGCTGGTAGCCTGGGCCATGCTCAGCGTGGCGATGGCTGTGTTGTCGCTGCGCACGGGGCTCAGGGCGAGGCAGCAGTTCGACGAGCAGGCGGCCGAACAGGCGCTGCGCCATGACGACCCGCTGCGCCATCCGCCCGAAGGGGCGACCAGCCTGGCGCTGATCGCCATCTCGCGTGGGCTTGTGCCGGATGCGGCGCAGCGGCTGGTGGACGGCATCGTCGTCGCGCCCGACAGCGCGCTTGACGAGGCGACCATCGATTTTCTGTGCCTGCGCCGCGACGAGCCCGTGCGGCCGGTGCATCGCGTGCTGCGCCATGTCGGCGGCTTCGCCGGCGGCGTGCTGGCCGGGCTCTTGCCCGTCCTGCTGTGGCCGCGGCCGGCGGCGCTCTGGATCGCGCTGGCGCTGACGTTGTGTGCGATCGAGCTGACGGCTCGCCGACGTTTGCCGCCCAGGCCCTGGCAGCATGGCCTGCAGGCCGTGCTATCGGGGGGGCTGGTGTTCCTGGCGGTACGGCTGTTGGCCTGGCTGCTCTAG
- a CDS encoding DsbA family protein, which produces MADQALLFVFDPLCGWCYGAAPAMARLQAATSLPIELWPTGLFAAGNARPMTPAFRDYAWQNDQRIEQLTGQRFTQAYYDQVLSNYSVAFDSWSVTLALHLIEQAAPGQGLAALHRLQALRYVDGRDLSQPTVLADVAESFGLARADFLAAYADVEQHRALRIRIDAGQQLMASLHLHGVPALVSRDGERLAVLPSQLLFEAGDGMAAWLQAACAPR; this is translated from the coding sequence ATGGCTGACCAGGCTCTTCTTTTCGTCTTCGACCCACTGTGCGGCTGGTGCTACGGCGCCGCACCGGCCATGGCGAGGCTGCAGGCCGCTACCAGCCTGCCGATCGAGCTGTGGCCCACGGGCCTGTTCGCTGCTGGCAATGCACGGCCGATGACGCCAGCTTTCCGCGACTACGCCTGGCAGAACGACCAGCGCATCGAGCAGTTGACCGGCCAGCGCTTCACGCAAGCCTATTACGATCAGGTATTGAGCAATTATTCCGTCGCCTTCGATTCCTGGTCTGTCACGCTGGCGCTGCACCTGATCGAGCAGGCCGCGCCGGGCCAGGGGTTGGCGGCCCTGCATCGGCTGCAGGCGCTGCGCTATGTCGATGGCCGCGACCTGAGTCAGCCCACGGTGCTTGCCGACGTGGCCGAATCGTTCGGGCTCGCGCGTGCCGACTTTCTTGCCGCCTATGCCGACGTCGAGCAGCATCGCGCGCTGCGCATCCGCATCGATGCCGGGCAGCAGCTGATGGCCAGCCTGCACCTGCATGGCGTGCCGGCCCTGGTCTCGCGTGATGGCGAGCGCCTGGCGGTGCTGCCTTCGCAGCTCTTGTTCGAAGCGGGTGACGGCATGGCCGCGTGGCTGCAAGCAGCGTGCGCGCCGCGCTAG
- a CDS encoding LysR family transcriptional regulator has product MSSSVNLNRLAVFAAVAETGSFTAAADRLDLTKAMVSQHVARLEAELGATLLTRTTRRVTLTENGAAFYADCVRILQEAEAAFERVGHAQQQLRGTLRLTATADFGVQVVGPALAAFVNAHPGLKADFTVSDEVVDLIGERFDLAIRGGMLADSGLYATRLGHFAQVVVATPAYLARYGMPRQPADLAAHRWIALSLLRTPLTWAFAGADGTEQTVRVNAISQANSPTAVRAFVLADTGISVLPDYLVQRDLAEGRLVRLLAGYALPDAGLHAVYPMPNPPAKVRAFIDFLRGRMAADDHPPSSWPDRP; this is encoded by the coding sequence ATGAGCAGCAGCGTCAACCTCAACCGCCTGGCGGTATTCGCCGCCGTAGCGGAAACCGGCTCCTTCACCGCGGCGGCCGACCGGCTGGACCTGACCAAGGCCATGGTCAGCCAGCATGTGGCACGGCTCGAAGCGGAACTTGGCGCCACGCTGCTGACGCGCACCACGCGCCGCGTCACGCTCACCGAAAATGGCGCGGCCTTCTACGCTGACTGTGTGCGCATCCTGCAGGAAGCCGAGGCCGCCTTCGAGCGCGTCGGTCATGCCCAGCAGCAGCTGCGCGGCACGCTGCGGCTGACGGCAACGGCGGATTTCGGCGTGCAGGTGGTGGGACCGGCGCTGGCTGCCTTCGTCAACGCGCATCCGGGGCTCAAGGCGGACTTCACGGTAAGCGACGAAGTGGTGGACCTGATCGGCGAGCGTTTCGACCTCGCCATCCGCGGCGGCATGCTCGCCGACTCGGGCCTGTACGCGACCCGGCTCGGTCATTTCGCCCAGGTCGTCGTCGCCACGCCCGCCTACCTGGCGCGATATGGCATGCCACGGCAGCCAGCCGACCTCGCCGCCCATCGCTGGATCGCGCTGAGCCTGCTGCGCACGCCGCTGACCTGGGCCTTCGCCGGTGCGGACGGCACCGAGCAGACGGTGCGCGTCAACGCCATCTCGCAAGCCAATTCGCCCACGGCGGTACGCGCCTTTGTGCTGGCCGACACCGGCATCTCGGTGCTGCCCGATTACCTGGTCCAGCGCGACCTCGCCGAGGGCCGCCTGGTGCGGCTGCTGGCTGGGTACGCGCTGCCCGATGCCGGGCTCCATGCGGTCTACCCGATGCCGAACCCGCCGGCCAAGGTGCGCGCCTTCATCGACTTCCTGCGTGGCCGCATGGCGGCGGACGATCACCCGCCGTCATCCTGGCCGGATCGACCATAG
- a CDS encoding helix-turn-helix transcriptional regulator — protein MRRADRLFQLVQLLRGRRSVVTAQALADALQVSVRTVYRDIQDLSLSGVPIDGEAGVGYRLARGFDLPPLMFDRSELEAVLVAARMLKAWGEPGMAAAAQSALSKIEAVLPRDLRQGFGQSGFYVPDFGDYPLFQLTPIREAINLRRKLVFDYVREDGLASSRVVWPLGVYFWGKVWTLAAWCELRDDFRHFRVDRMATIEVSADDFPAMPGRTLQDFLRNVYGRSGQDDGG, from the coding sequence ATGCGGCGTGCCGACCGCTTGTTCCAACTGGTGCAACTGCTGCGCGGCCGCCGCAGTGTGGTCACTGCGCAGGCGCTGGCGGATGCCTTGCAGGTGTCTGTGCGCACCGTCTATCGCGATATCCAGGATCTCTCGCTGTCGGGCGTGCCGATCGATGGCGAGGCCGGGGTCGGCTACCGGCTTGCGCGTGGCTTCGATCTGCCGCCGCTGATGTTCGATCGCTCCGAGCTCGAGGCAGTACTGGTCGCTGCGCGCATGCTCAAGGCCTGGGGCGAGCCCGGCATGGCCGCCGCGGCGCAGTCGGCACTCAGCAAGATCGAGGCGGTGCTGCCGCGCGATTTGCGCCAGGGTTTCGGGCAGTCCGGCTTCTATGTCCCCGATTTCGGCGACTATCCCTTGTTCCAGCTCACGCCGATCCGCGAGGCCATCAACCTGCGGCGCAAGCTGGTGTTCGACTATGTGCGCGAGGATGGCCTTGCCTCGTCGCGCGTGGTGTGGCCGCTGGGCGTGTATTTCTGGGGTAAGGTGTGGACCTTGGCCGCCTGGTGCGAGCTGCGCGATGATTTCCGCCATTTCCGTGTCGACCGCATGGCGACGATCGAGGTCAGCGCCGACGATTTCCCCGCCATGCCGGGCCGCACCCTGCAGGATTTCCTGCGCAACGTCTATGGTCGATCCGGCCAGGATGACGGCGGGTGA
- a CDS encoding DUF1801 domain-containing protein, with the protein MWSHLLLYPAGRSAKPASSEADALLASFPPDIANLTGELRQALRRIDPGLQERIYAGWRGFGYRHAEAGYVCGLFPAAHRVKLGFEHGVALTDPAGRLRGEGSRVRYLELVPGDALPMGLLAAWVGEAVALRRGR; encoded by the coding sequence ATGTGGTCCCACTTACTGCTGTACCCTGCGGGGCGTAGCGCCAAGCCCGCGAGCAGCGAGGCCGATGCGCTGCTCGCGTCGTTCCCCCCAGACATCGCCAACCTGACCGGCGAGCTGCGCCAGGCCCTGCGGCGGATCGACCCGGGCTTGCAGGAGCGCATCTACGCCGGCTGGCGCGGCTTTGGCTATCGTCATGCCGAGGCGGGGTATGTGTGCGGGTTGTTTCCCGCCGCCCATCGCGTCAAGCTCGGCTTCGAGCATGGCGTGGCGCTAACCGACCCGGCCGGGCGCCTGCGCGGCGAGGGGTCGCGTGTGCGCTACCTGGAGCTGGTCCCGGGCGATGCGCTGCCGATGGGCTTGCTGGCGGCCTGGGTCGGCGAGGCTGTTGCCTTGCGGCGAGGCCGTTGA
- a CDS encoding VOC family protein, whose translation MNAVNWFEIPSLDYERAVRFYETVCATELKRDDSSESMRLAIFPHAETGVGGCVCYDGRQKPSADGVRIYLNAGDDLAPILGRVAQAGGEVVMPKTFLADEIGHIAMFRDSEGNLIGLHSLH comes from the coding sequence ATGAATGCCGTGAACTGGTTTGAAATTCCGTCCCTCGACTACGAGCGCGCCGTGCGCTTCTACGAAACCGTCTGCGCGACCGAGTTGAAGCGCGACGACAGTTCCGAAAGCATGCGCCTGGCGATTTTCCCGCACGCCGAGACGGGCGTGGGTGGCTGCGTCTGCTACGATGGCCGGCAAAAGCCGAGTGCCGACGGCGTGCGTATCTACCTCAATGCCGGCGATGACCTGGCGCCCATCCTTGGACGGGTGGCGCAGGCCGGCGGCGAGGTGGTCATGCCCAAGACGTTTCTCGCTGACGAGATCGGGCATATCGCGATGTTCCGCGATAGCGAAGGCAACCTGATCGGCCTGCATTCATTGCACTGA
- a CDS encoding PilT/PilU family type 4a pilus ATPase, with the protein MERDQATKFMHDLLKLMRSKGASDLFITSEFPPAIKIDGKLTPVSNQALNSQHTRELARSIMNDRQAEEFEATKECNFAISPPGIGRFRVNAFVQQGRIGMVLRTITTEIPNFDELGLPPVLKDVALTKRGLVVFVGGTGSGKSTSLAAMIGYRNENTFGHIVTIEDPVEYVHQHKNCIVTQREVGVDTESWHSALRNTLRQAPDVILIGEIRDRETMDYAIAFAETGHLCMATLHANSANQALDRIINFFPEERRQQLLMDLSLNLKAFVSQRLIPHRSGKGRAAAVEVMLNSPLISDLIFKGEVHGIKEIMSKSRELGMQTFDQALFDLHETGKISYEDALRNADSVNDLRLKIKLDSKESKNRDVMEGIDHLDIL; encoded by the coding sequence ATGGAAAGAGATCAAGCCACCAAATTCATGCACGACCTGCTCAAGCTGATGCGCAGCAAGGGTGCATCGGATTTGTTCATCACCTCCGAGTTTCCGCCGGCGATCAAGATCGACGGCAAGCTCACGCCGGTATCGAACCAGGCCCTGAATTCGCAGCATACGCGCGAACTGGCGCGGTCGATCATGAATGACCGCCAGGCCGAGGAGTTCGAGGCGACCAAGGAGTGCAATTTCGCCATCAGCCCGCCCGGCATCGGCCGTTTCCGGGTCAATGCCTTCGTGCAGCAGGGTCGCATCGGCATGGTATTGCGTACCATCACCACCGAGATCCCCAATTTCGACGAGCTCGGCCTGCCGCCGGTGCTCAAGGACGTGGCGCTGACCAAGCGCGGCCTGGTGGTGTTCGTCGGCGGTACCGGCTCCGGCAAGTCGACCTCGCTGGCGGCGATGATCGGCTACCGTAACGAGAACACCTTCGGCCATATCGTCACGATCGAAGACCCGGTCGAATACGTGCACCAGCACAAGAACTGCATCGTCACGCAGCGCGAGGTCGGCGTCGATACCGAATCGTGGCACTCGGCGCTGCGCAATACGCTGCGCCAGGCGCCGGACGTAATTCTGATCGGTGAAATTCGCGACCGCGAGACCATGGACTACGCCATCGCCTTCGCCGAGACCGGCCACCTGTGCATGGCGACGCTGCACGCGAACAGCGCGAACCAGGCACTCGACCGCATCATCAACTTCTTCCCCGAAGAGCGGCGCCAGCAGTTGCTGATGGACCTGTCGCTGAACCTCAAGGCCTTCGTATCGCAGCGGCTGATCCCGCACCGCTCCGGCAAGGGCCGTGCGGCGGCGGTCGAGGTGATGCTGAACAGCCCGCTGATCTCGGACCTGATCTTCAAGGGCGAGGTGCATGGCATCAAGGAAATCATGTCGAAGAGCCGCGAGCTTGGCATGCAGACCTTCGACCAAGCGCTGTTCGACCTCCACGAGACCGGCAAGATCAGCTACGAAGACGCGCTGCGCAACGCCGACTCGGTGAACGACCTGCGCCTGAAGATCAAGCTCGACTCGAAGGAATCGAAGAACCGCGACGTGATGGAAGGCATCGATCACCTCGATATCCTGTAG
- a CDS encoding type IV pilus twitching motility protein PilT, whose translation MEISELLAFAVKNKASDLHLSSGLPPMIRVHGDVRRINLPAMEHRDVHDMVYDIMNDGQRKIYEETLECDFSFEIPNLARFRVNAFVQNRGAGAVFRTIPSKVLSLEDLNAPKVFTEIANQPRGIVLVTGPTGSGKSTTLAAIINYINENEYGHILTVEDPIEFVHESKKCLINQREVGPHTMSFNNALKSALREDPDVILVGEMRDLETIRLALTAAETGHLVFGTLHTSSAAKTIDRIVDVFPAAEKEMVRSMLSESIRAVISQTLLKTKDGTGRVAAHEIMIGTPAIRNLIRENKVAQMYSAIQTGQNAGMQTLDQNLTELVRRNVVSAAEARTKAMNKENFM comes from the coding sequence ATGGAAATATCTGAGCTGCTCGCGTTCGCGGTCAAGAACAAGGCCTCCGACTTGCACTTGTCGTCTGGCCTGCCGCCGATGATTCGCGTGCATGGCGACGTACGCCGTATCAATCTGCCCGCGATGGAGCATCGTGATGTGCACGATATGGTGTACGACATCATGAACGACGGGCAGCGCAAGATTTATGAAGAAACGCTCGAATGCGACTTCTCGTTCGAAATCCCCAATCTGGCGCGCTTCCGCGTCAATGCCTTCGTGCAGAACCGTGGTGCGGGTGCCGTGTTCCGGACCATTCCGTCCAAGGTGCTGTCGCTCGAAGACCTCAACGCGCCCAAGGTGTTCACCGAGATCGCCAACCAGCCACGCGGCATCGTGCTGGTGACCGGGCCGACCGGCTCGGGCAAGTCGACCACGCTGGCGGCGATCATCAATTACATCAACGAGAACGAGTACGGCCACATCCTGACGGTGGAAGACCCGATCGAATTCGTGCACGAATCGAAGAAATGCCTGATCAACCAGCGCGAAGTCGGGCCGCATACGATGAGCTTCAACAACGCGCTGAAATCCGCGCTGCGTGAAGACCCGGACGTGATCCTGGTCGGTGAAATGCGCGACCTCGAAACCATTCGCCTCGCGCTGACCGCCGCCGAGACGGGCCACCTGGTGTTCGGCACGCTGCACACCTCGTCCGCCGCCAAGACCATCGACCGTATCGTCGACGTGTTCCCGGCTGCCGAAAAGGAAATGGTGCGTTCGATGCTGTCCGAATCGATCCGCGCGGTGATCTCGCAGACGCTGCTCAAGACCAAGGACGGCACCGGCCGTGTGGCGGCGCACGAGATCATGATCGGCACGCCGGCGATCCGTAACCTGATCCGCGAGAACAAGGTGGCGCAGATGTATTCGGCGATCCAGACCGGCCAGAACGCGGGCATGCAGACCCTGGACCAGAACCTGACCGAGCTCGTGCGCCGCAATGTCGTGTCGGCAGCCGAGGCGCGCACCAAGGCGATGAACAAGGAAAACTTCATGTAA